The Ostrinia nubilalis chromosome 17, ilOstNubi1.1, whole genome shotgun sequence genome contains a region encoding:
- the LOC135079988 gene encoding peroxynitrite isomerase THAP4-like, whose protein sequence is MTNCAISNCKNHSRVANKGITYHRFPTNPIVKEKWINATGKKNWFPSKYSTICSIHFKNDDFLVTEKSKRLHETAYPTVHVLSSTTNGEESRNEIVEFVIFKVKDGLVHQTEDAIQLKSQNNTATSSKFSSDLSEEKHGELEASSPSKFKLQDESCSSTPPSREKKLHQILLKKEEVIKTKNLEIKRLRSQNMRLQKKLNKFKDILMKYKKNSRLKKMK, encoded by the exons atgacaaattgtGCGATTTCCAACTGCAAAAACCATTCTAGGGTAGCCAATAAAGGTATTACCTATCATCG ATTTCCCACAAATCCTATTGTTAAAGAAAAATGGATCAATGCCACGGGTAAAAAGAACTGGTTTCCTTCAAAATATAGTACAATTTGCTCTATACATTTTAAGAATGATGATTTCCTAGTAACCGAAAAGAGCAAAAGATTACATGAAACAGCATATCCGACAGTACATGTGCTGAGTTCGACAACTAATGGAGAA GAATCAAGAAATGAAATCGTTGAGTTTGTGATATTCAAAGTTAAGGATGGTCTAGTACACCAGACAGAAGATGCTATTCAA TTAAAATCGCAAAATAACACCGCAACAAGCTCAAAGTTTTCGTCAGACCTATCAGAAGAGAAGCATGGAGAGTTAGAAGCAAGTAGTCCATCTAAATTTAAACTACAAGACGAATCATGCTCAAGTACACCACCATCCCGAGAAAAGAAATTACATCAGATTTTACTGAAGAAAGAAGAAGTTATTAAAACAAAGAATTTAGAAATCAAAAGATTAAGATCACAAAATATGCGGTTACAGAAAAAActcaataaatttaaagatattttaatgaaatataaaaagaaTTCTCGATtaaagaaaatgaaatga
- the LOC135079987 gene encoding uncharacterized protein LOC135079987 isoform X2, which yields MSLSSKDHKENFRLLDLSSDEESEDLHLEIIPSRKKKISRKERNRGSAPKAPEPNIGAEVRCALQWALRGTLILWLLMLTWICAALYDQVTVMSREVAKVTTSSVSVGDALQSCHSAAKELQANASDLSIRLTKLEYEYQELTKRVDKAAEEVSKVSEKLAAEPMLADTPRRLADLQRTVAYFGSQISGFEESLNQARKQATTAVSGVDEVKTMLHTLEVRANETIANVTDNGKRDGELKEQVASLNTTLVGKVEALETRIELINKPTSTAAPTTAATSTTSSTTSSSTSTTTAAPGPPAKPFVLQSREH from the exons ATGTCTCTTTCTTCGAAAGACCACAAGGAAAACTTTCGCTTATTGGATTTGTCTAGCGACGAAGAATCCGAAGATTTGCATTTAGAAATTATTCCAAGTCGTAAAAAGAAAATCAGCAG aaaGGAGCGAAATAGAGGCTCAGCCCCAAAAGCTCCCGAACCAAATATCGGAGCGGAAGTAAGATGTGCGTTACAATGGGCGCTCCGGGGCACTCTCATCCTGTGGCTGCTCATGCTCACGTGGATATGCGCTGCTCTCTACGACCAAGTTACTGTTATGAGCAGAGAAGTTGCCAAAG TAACAACAAGCAGCGTCAGTGTAGGTGACGCGCTACAGAGCTGCCACTCGGCGGCAAAAGAGCTGCAGGCCAATGCCAGCGATCTTAGTATAAGGTTGACTAAGTTAGAGTACGAGTACCAGGAGTTGACCAAGAGGGTTGACAAGGCGGCGGAGGAGGTGTCCAAGGTATCAGAGAAGTTGGCAGCAGAACCAATGCTGGCAGACACGCCAAGGAGGCTGGCTGACCTGCAACGCACTGTCGCTTACTTCGGGTCACAG ATAAGTGGTTTCGAAGAGTCCCTAAACCAAGCGCGTAAGCAAGCGACGACAGCTGTGTCTGGTGTCGACGAGGTCAAGACAATGCTTCACACGCTGGAAGTCAGGGCCAATGAAACTATTGCCAATGTGACGGACAACGGCAAGAGAGACGGCGAGCTGAAGGAACAGGTCGCGAGTCTGAACACCACGCTCGTGGGCAAGGTGGAGGCTTTGGAGACGAGGATAGAACTGATTAAT AAGCCCACAAGCACAGCAGCTCCTACCACTGCAGCCACGTCTACCACGAGCAGCACCACATCCTCGTCTACCAGCACCACCACAGCGGCCCCTG gtCCGCCGGCAAAGCCGTTCGTTTTACAGTCACGGGAACACTAG
- the LOC135079987 gene encoding uncharacterized protein LOC135079987 isoform X1, with the protein MESAVHAAVPLRVGKKMRKRRELDALVGGGVSRGGRLLSASSDEGEPWGRRTTRRRRTRPFVRLAAGLALCVCVVSAATVLWLFVDVRRQIVSLRMEMDRVTTSSVSVGDALQSCHSAAKELQANASDLSIRLTKLEYEYQELTKRVDKAAEEVSKVSEKLAAEPMLADTPRRLADLQRTVAYFGSQISGFEESLNQARKQATTAVSGVDEVKTMLHTLEVRANETIANVTDNGKRDGELKEQVASLNTTLVGKVEALETRIELINKPTSTAAPTTAATSTTSSTTSSSTSTTTAAPGPPAKPFVLQSREH; encoded by the exons ATGGAGAGCGCGGTGCACGCGGCAGTGCCGCTCCGAGTGGGAAAGAAGATGCGGAAACGGAGGGAGCTTGACGCTTTGGTCGGAGGGGGAGTCTCCCGCGGGGGGAGGTTGCTCTCTGCCTCCAGTGATGAGGGGGAGCCTTGGGGTAGACGGACCACGCGCCGGCGCCGCACCAGGCCCTTCGTCCGGCTTGCGGCGGGCCTTGCTCTCTGCGTATGCGTCGTCTCAGCCGCAACCGTACTTTGGCTCTTCGTTGATGTTCGGAGACAGATCGTGTCCCTCCGCATGGAAATGGACAGAG TAACAACAAGCAGCGTCAGTGTAGGTGACGCGCTACAGAGCTGCCACTCGGCGGCAAAAGAGCTGCAGGCCAATGCCAGCGATCTTAGTATAAGGTTGACTAAGTTAGAGTACGAGTACCAGGAGTTGACCAAGAGGGTTGACAAGGCGGCGGAGGAGGTGTCCAAGGTATCAGAGAAGTTGGCAGCAGAACCAATGCTGGCAGACACGCCAAGGAGGCTGGCTGACCTGCAACGCACTGTCGCTTACTTCGGGTCACAG ATAAGTGGTTTCGAAGAGTCCCTAAACCAAGCGCGTAAGCAAGCGACGACAGCTGTGTCTGGTGTCGACGAGGTCAAGACAATGCTTCACACGCTGGAAGTCAGGGCCAATGAAACTATTGCCAATGTGACGGACAACGGCAAGAGAGACGGCGAGCTGAAGGAACAGGTCGCGAGTCTGAACACCACGCTCGTGGGCAAGGTGGAGGCTTTGGAGACGAGGATAGAACTGATTAAT AAGCCCACAAGCACAGCAGCTCCTACCACTGCAGCCACGTCTACCACGAGCAGCACCACATCCTCGTCTACCAGCACCACCACAGCGGCCCCTG gtCCGCCGGCAAAGCCGTTCGTTTTACAGTCACGGGAACACTAG